The nucleotide window GAAGCTGCTTATAAATTTTCTCCACTTTTCTTTGGGGAAAGGAAACCTGTCTTTGATATGTTCAAACATTCCTGATATAAAAAAGAGAACGGACAATGTGTCCGTTCTTCGTATATTTTTAGATTAAACTCTTGATTTTAGCAATGATATCATCTCCCAACTGATCTGCTTCTTCCTGAGATTTAGCTTCAGTATAAATTCTGATGATCGGCTCTGTATTGGATTTTCTGAGGTGAACCCACTTGTTTTCAAAGTCTATTTTAACACCATCCACGGTAGAAACTTCTTCATTCTGATATTCCTGTTCCATTTTGCTTAAGATAGCATCTACATCAATCTCCGGCGTAAGCTCTATTTTCTTTTTACCCATAAAATAGCTTGGATAGCCTGCTCTTAGTTCAGAAATGGTTTTGTTTTCTTTGGCTAAATGAGTCAGGAATAGTGCAACTCCTACTAAAGAATCTCTTCCGTAGTGTAAGTCAGGATAGATAATTCCTCCGTTTCCTTCTCCTCCGATCACCGCGTTTTTCTCTTTCATCAGAGTAACTACATTTACTTCTCCTACTGCGCTTGCAAAGTATTCTGAGTTGTGCGAATGTGCTACATCTCTCAAAGCACGGCTTGAAGAAAGGTTAGAAACAGCCACTCCGTTTTTATGTTTCAATAAGTAATCAGCAACGGCTACCAGTGTATATTCTTCTCCAAACATTTCTCCTTTTTCATCAATTAAAGCAAGTCTGTCCACATCCGGATCTACCACCACTCCCAAGTCTGCATTTTCATTTTTTACCAATTCGCAGATATCTCCTAAATGTTCTTTCAACGGTTCAGGATTATGCGGGAAGTGTCCTGTAGGTTCACAGTATAATTTAATGGTTTCGCAACCCAGTTTATCTAAAAGCATAGGAATGGCGATTCCTCCTGTAGAGTTTACAGCATCCAGAACCACTTTAAATTTCTTTGCTTTAATTGCTTCCACATCTACCATTGGTAAATCCAGAATCTGCTGAATATGAATATCAAAAGCATCATCTCTTGTTTCATATTTCCCAAGATCATCTACTTCTGCATAGTTGAAGTCTTCACTTTCTGCCAAAGCCAGTACTTCAGCTCCATTTTCACCGCTGATGAATTCTCCTTTTTCGTTTAATAATTTAAGGGCATTCCATTGTTTTGGATTATGCGAAGCGGTAAGGATGATTCCTCCGTCTGCATTCAGCTCAGGAACCATTACTTCAACAGTT belongs to Chryseobacterium gleum and includes:
- the glmM gene encoding phosphoglucosamine mutase, yielding MSLIKSISGIRGTIGGRVNDNLTPLDVVKFASAFGTWLQNNKNKKDLTLIIGRDARISGQMVSSLVTATLQGLGINVIDLGLSTTPTVEVMVPELNADGGIILTASHNPKQWNALKLLNEKGEFISGENGAEVLALAESEDFNYAEVDDLGKYETRDDAFDIHIQQILDLPMVDVEAIKAKKFKVVLDAVNSTGGIAIPMLLDKLGCETIKLYCEPTGHFPHNPEPLKEHLGDICELVKNENADLGVVVDPDVDRLALIDEKGEMFGEEYTLVAVADYLLKHKNGVAVSNLSSSRALRDVAHSHNSEYFASAVGEVNVVTLMKEKNAVIGGEGNGGIIYPDLHYGRDSLVGVALFLTHLAKENKTISELRAGYPSYFMGKKKIELTPEIDVDAILSKMEQEYQNEEVSTVDGVKIDFENKWVHLRKSNTEPIIRIYTEAKSQEEADQLGDDIIAKIKSLI